A section of the Oryzias latipes chromosome 10, ASM223467v1 genome encodes:
- the LOC101162136 gene encoding uncharacterized protein LOC101162136, with product MPSVVLIYLTAVICSETWTHALSLYPEPNQEQQAEFIQKLVSEVEDGASVAEGDKMDMSNLYPLLMQQNGGRDLWHKATKDAAQQDKYPNMVEDLKEVVLKLAAADRLRSQGFVRSEQSLPKTNKRACFWKYCVTN from the exons ATGCCTTCTGTGGTGCTGATTTACCTGACAGCTGTGATTTGCTCAGAAACATGGACGCATGCTTTGTCCCTGTATCCCGAGCCAAACCAAGAGCAGCAGGCAG AATTTATTCAGAAATTAGTGTCAGAGGTTGAGGATGGGGCCAGTGTCGCTGAGGGGGACAAGATGGACATGAGTAACCTGTATCCTTTACTGATGCAGCAGAATGGAGGAAGAGACCTCTGgcacaaag CAACCAAAGATGCAGCACAACAGGACAAGTATCCCAACATG GTTGAGGACCTAAAAGAAGTCGTCTTGAAGCTGGCAGCAGCCGACAGGCTACGATCGCAGGGTTTCGTCCGATCAGAGCAGAGcttgccaaaaacaaacaaaagag CATGTTTCTGGAAATACTGTGTAACCAACTAG
- the clic2 gene encoding chloride intracellular channel protein 2, whose product MALQQNSEKEPIIELFVKAGHDGENVGNCPFCQRLFMVLWLKGVKFTVTTVDMRKKPAELKDLAPGTNPPFLLYNGTLKTDFIKIEEFLEQTLAPPRYPHLSPQNKESFDVGADIFAKFSAFIKNSPNNAVQKKNLLKEFKRLDDYLNSPLPEEIDHHSTETISTSNRKFLDGNRLTLADCNLLPKLHVIMVASKKYCDFDIPAHFTGVWRYLQNASEREEFVQTCPADIEIEKAYFSVANNRK is encoded by the exons ATGGCACTTCAGCAGAACTCTGAAAAGGAGCCAATCATTGAGTTGTTCGTTAAG gCTGGACATGATGGTGAGAACGTGGGGAACTGCCCCTTCTGTCAGAGGCTCTTCATGGTGCTCTGGCTGAAAGGAGTCAAGTTTACAGTGACCACCGTTGACATGAGGAA GAAACCAGCTGAGCTCAAGGACCTGGCCCCTGGGACAAACCCTCCTTTCCTGCTTTACAACGGCACCCtcaaaacagactttatcaAAATCGAGGAGTTTCTAGAACAAACACTGGCCCCTCCCAG GTATCCTCATCTCAGCCCTCAAAACAAAGAGTCCTTTGACGTGGGCGCTGATATTTTTGCAAAGTTCTCTGCCTTCATCAAAAACAGTCCGAACAATGCTG TTCAGAAGAAAAACCTGCTGAAGGAGTTCAAGCGCCTGGATGACTACCTGAACTCTCCACTGCCCGAGGAGATCGACCACCACTCAACAGAAACAATCAGCACCTCCAACAGGAAGTTCCTGGATGGAAACCGCCTCACCTTAGCGGACTGCAACCTGCTGCCCAAGCTTCACGTTATCATG GTTGCCTCCAAAAAGTACTGTGACTTTGACATCCCGGCTCACTTCACAGGCGTTTGGAGATACCTTCAGAACGCCTCAGAACGAGAGGAGTTCGTGCAGACATGCCCAGCCGATATTGAGATTGAGAAGGCCTACTTCAGCGTGGCCAACAATAGGAAATAg
- the LOC105354852 gene encoding protein eva-1 homolog C isoform X1, translated as MPVTWSFCCSFCLCSLLLGLRLSPALSAPDFSSYLQSILKNHTAHACEGEMFSIECPSRTSVAILSAFYGRRVPYKHLCPAANANITEDDDTECISSVAMEKVLSECQDQQSCHLQVLSPVFGLDPCPLTTKYLLVYYKCRPEHHRIRLVCENERMRLTCKNETVLAIYSATFGHLLHGSPNCPQEPGPQTDMECLSPVALRRVSRRCHGRANCSVLADTKTFGDPCFPGTRKHLRVSFTCVPKYLLEDVGRGSTDPFMISDYTHGGWYTGPTYRPQNKLLTDSLEIFEKLLDLPERVALYFVSGICAGLMFLLCLFCLHSTLVRDVKDLASDLKHELKASRRRRKELMDNLFDDEISDTSSFRRLTKSYRAADIFSLSAVTAEPVERQAERNLENGDIWPHLDSSPYAIHMITSYNN; from the exons ATGCCTGTTACTTGGAGTTTCTGCTGTTCTTTCTGTTTATGTTCTCTTCTTCTGGGACTAAGGTTATCTCCTGCACTTTCTGCACCTGACTTCTCTT CGTATCTCCAGAGTATCCTGAAGAACCACACGGCTCACGCTTGTGAAGGAGAAATGTTCAGCATCGAATGCCCCTCCAGGACGTCTGTGGCCATTCTCTCAGCCTTCTATGGACGCCGTGTTCCTTACAAGCATTTATGCCCTGCTGCAAATGCAAACATCACTGAAGACGACGACACGGAGTGCATATCCTCTGTTGCCATGGAG AAGGTGTTGTCAGAATGTCAGGACCAGCAGTCATGTCACCTCCAGGTTCTCAGTCCAGTGTTTGGACTGGACCCCTGTCCCCTCACCACCAAGTACCTCCTAGTGTACTACAAGTGCAGACCAG AGCATCATCGCATCAGACTTGTGTGTGAAAATGAGCGAATGAGGCTGACGTGTAAAAATGAGACTGTCCTCGCCATCTACTCTGCCACGTTTGGACACCTGCTGCACGGCAGTCCAAACTGTCCTCAGGAACCAGGGCCTCAGACGGACATGG agTGTTTGTCACCCGTGGCTCTGAGGAGAGTGTCCCGCAGGTGTCATGGCAGAGCAAACTGTTCAGTGCTGGCAGACACTAAAACCTTTGGGGACCCTTGCTTTCCTGGCACCCGCAAACACTTGCGGGTATCCTTCACATGTG TGCCTAAATATCTCCTTGAAGACGTTGGCCGAGGGTCGACGGATCCTTTTATGATCTCGGATTACACTCACG GTGGATGGTACACTGGCCCCACCTACAGGCCTCAAAACAAACTGTTAACCGACTCTTTGGAGATCTTTGAAAAATTATTGG ATCTACCTGAGCGGGTGGCTCTCTACTTCGTCTCTGGCATTTGTGCAGGGCTCATGTTCCTCCTCTGCCTGTTTTGTCTTCACTCCACACTCGTCAGAGATGTTAAAGATCTGGCTTCTGACCTTAAGCACGAACTGAAAGCGTCCCGTAGGAGACGCAAGGAGCTCATGGACAACCTGTTTGATGACGAAATCTCTGACACGTCATCCTTCCGTCGCCTCACAAAGTCCTACCGGGCGGCAGACATCTTCAGCCTGTCAGCAGTAACTGCAGAACCCGTAGAACGTCAGGCTGAGAGAAACTTGGAAAATGGGGACATCTGGCCACACCTGGACTCCAGCCCCTATGCCATTCATATGATCACATCCTATAACAACTAA
- the LOC105354852 gene encoding protein eva-1 homolog C isoform X2 has protein sequence MPVTWSFCCSFCLCSLLLGLRLSPALSAPDFSSYLQSILKNHTAHACEGEMFSIECPSRTSVAILSAFYGRRVPYKHLCPAANANITEDDDTECISSVAMEKVLSECQDQQSCHLQVLSPVFGLDPCPLTTKYLLVYYKCRPEHHRIRLVCENERMRLTCKNETVLAIYSATFGHLLHGSPNCPQEPGPQTDMECLSPVALRRVSRRCHGRANCSVLADTKTFGDPCFPGTRKHLRVSFTCVPKYLLEDVGRGSTDPFMISDYTHDLPERVALYFVSGICAGLMFLLCLFCLHSTLVRDVKDLASDLKHELKASRRRRKELMDNLFDDEISDTSSFRRLTKSYRAADIFSLSAVTAEPVERQAERNLENGDIWPHLDSSPYAIHMITSYNN, from the exons ATGCCTGTTACTTGGAGTTTCTGCTGTTCTTTCTGTTTATGTTCTCTTCTTCTGGGACTAAGGTTATCTCCTGCACTTTCTGCACCTGACTTCTCTT CGTATCTCCAGAGTATCCTGAAGAACCACACGGCTCACGCTTGTGAAGGAGAAATGTTCAGCATCGAATGCCCCTCCAGGACGTCTGTGGCCATTCTCTCAGCCTTCTATGGACGCCGTGTTCCTTACAAGCATTTATGCCCTGCTGCAAATGCAAACATCACTGAAGACGACGACACGGAGTGCATATCCTCTGTTGCCATGGAG AAGGTGTTGTCAGAATGTCAGGACCAGCAGTCATGTCACCTCCAGGTTCTCAGTCCAGTGTTTGGACTGGACCCCTGTCCCCTCACCACCAAGTACCTCCTAGTGTACTACAAGTGCAGACCAG AGCATCATCGCATCAGACTTGTGTGTGAAAATGAGCGAATGAGGCTGACGTGTAAAAATGAGACTGTCCTCGCCATCTACTCTGCCACGTTTGGACACCTGCTGCACGGCAGTCCAAACTGTCCTCAGGAACCAGGGCCTCAGACGGACATGG agTGTTTGTCACCCGTGGCTCTGAGGAGAGTGTCCCGCAGGTGTCATGGCAGAGCAAACTGTTCAGTGCTGGCAGACACTAAAACCTTTGGGGACCCTTGCTTTCCTGGCACCCGCAAACACTTGCGGGTATCCTTCACATGTG TGCCTAAATATCTCCTTGAAGACGTTGGCCGAGGGTCGACGGATCCTTTTATGATCTCGGATTACACTCACG ATCTACCTGAGCGGGTGGCTCTCTACTTCGTCTCTGGCATTTGTGCAGGGCTCATGTTCCTCCTCTGCCTGTTTTGTCTTCACTCCACACTCGTCAGAGATGTTAAAGATCTGGCTTCTGACCTTAAGCACGAACTGAAAGCGTCCCGTAGGAGACGCAAGGAGCTCATGGACAACCTGTTTGATGACGAAATCTCTGACACGTCATCCTTCCGTCGCCTCACAAAGTCCTACCGGGCGGCAGACATCTTCAGCCTGTCAGCAGTAACTGCAGAACCCGTAGAACGTCAGGCTGAGAGAAACTTGGAAAATGGGGACATCTGGCCACACCTGGACTCCAGCCCCTATGCCATTCATATGATCACATCCTATAACAACTAA